A genomic segment from Flavobacteriales bacterium encodes:
- a CDS encoding competence/damage-inducible protein A: protein MKVEIITIGDEILIGQIVDTNSAWMAQKLNDIGAKVERIVTISDGMDAIISALADAEKRNDIVLITGGLGPTKDDVTKKALAKYFNCGFTFYPEIADHIARLFARFGREMSELNRLQAELPSACEPLQNNQGTAPGMWFEGNNTVFVSLPGVPYEMKGLMQDHVLPRIKEKFNLPTILHKTVLTMGMGESWLSERISDWEDALPAEIKLAYLPSPGRVRLRLSAYGLDEKSLAQKLQEEVDKLIRLIPELVYGFDNDTIESVVGNQLREKGKTVSTAESCTGGLIAHRLTSISGSSDYFIGSIVSYANEVKMDALGVSEQHLIQFGAVSEQVVSQMAEGVRVKMNTDYAIATSGIAGPNGGTDEKPVGTVWIAVSGPNGTKAKKFLFGQNRERNIEISANTALNMLRKELERS from the coding sequence ATGAAGGTTGAGATAATTACAATTGGAGACGAGATTCTGATCGGGCAGATCGTAGACACGAATTCTGCTTGGATGGCGCAGAAACTCAATGATATTGGTGCAAAGGTCGAACGCATCGTCACTATCAGTGATGGTATGGATGCCATAATATCTGCTTTGGCCGATGCTGAAAAACGAAACGATATTGTGCTGATCACAGGTGGGTTAGGACCAACCAAGGATGATGTGACCAAGAAAGCACTGGCTAAGTATTTCAATTGCGGATTTACCTTTTATCCCGAAATAGCTGATCACATCGCAAGGTTATTTGCTCGTTTTGGTAGAGAAATGAGTGAACTGAACAGGCTTCAGGCTGAACTGCCGTCCGCTTGCGAACCGCTTCAGAACAATCAGGGCACAGCGCCCGGGATGTGGTTCGAGGGAAACAATACGGTATTCGTGAGTCTTCCTGGCGTGCCTTACGAAATGAAAGGCCTAATGCAGGATCACGTGCTTCCGCGAATCAAGGAGAAATTCAATTTGCCAACCATTCTGCACAAAACCGTGCTTACAATGGGAATGGGCGAAAGCTGGCTTTCCGAACGGATCTCAGATTGGGAAGATGCACTTCCAGCGGAAATAAAATTGGCTTACTTACCTTCTCCCGGAAGAGTTCGCTTGCGGTTATCAGCGTATGGTTTGGACGAAAAGAGTTTGGCCCAAAAGCTTCAAGAGGAAGTAGATAAGTTAATTCGACTGATTCCCGAACTGGTTTATGGTTTCGATAATGACACGATTGAATCAGTTGTTGGAAATCAGCTTCGCGAGAAAGGAAAAACAGTAAGCACGGCAGAGAGTTGTACGGGTGGACTAATTGCTCACAGGCTCACATCCATTTCAGGCTCTTCAGACTATTTCATTGGTTCAATTGTTTCGTATGCAAACGAAGTGAAAATGGACGCGTTGGGCGTTTCGGAGCAGCATCTCATCCAGTTTGGAGCGGTTAGCGAACAGGTCGTGTCGCAAATGGCAGAAGGAGTGAGGGTGAAAATGAATACGGATTATGCGATTGCCACCTCTGGAATTGCCGGGCCAAATGGTGGAACGGACGAAAAACCAGTGGGAACAGTTTGGATTGCAGTAAGTGGTCCGAATGGAACCAAGGCTAAGAAATTCCTATTTGGGCAGAACAGAGAGCGCAATATTGAGATAAGCGCCAACACCGCTTTGAACATGCTTAGAAAGGAACTTGAAAGAAGTTGA
- the rpmB gene encoding 50S ribosomal protein L28: MSKVCDITGKKVMVGNNVSHSKRRTKRTFLPNLFKKKFFLPETGEWITLKVSASGLRNITKKGTEAAIKDARAKGFLK, from the coding sequence ATGTCTAAGGTTTGCGATATAACAGGAAAAAAGGTAATGGTGGGAAATAACGTTTCTCACTCTAAACGAAGAACAAAACGTACGTTTCTTCCAAACCTATTCAAAAAGAAATTTTTCTTGCCTGAAACTGGAGAGTGGATCACATTGAAAGTGTCTGCATCTGGTCTTAGAAACATTACCAAAAAAGGTACTGAGGCAGCTATTAAAGATGCACGTGCTAAAGGCTTTCTGAAATAG
- a CDS encoding NYN domain-containing protein has product MTKDTKLAVLIDGDNIPSKYIKEMMEEITKYGTPTIKRIYGDWTNPRLGRWKDILLENAITPIQQYGYTTGKNATDSAMIIDAMDILYSDKVDGFCLVSSDSDFTKLATRLREAGMNVYGIGEKKTPNPFIVACDKFIYLEILHEDEEVEEKGKKRRQKRQVDKITPEVIKLLKSSVADAAEEDGWAFMGDVGKLILKKQPNFDSRNFGFEKLTPLFSSLKQFEVDARTQPGAKFKVIHVKNN; this is encoded by the coding sequence ATGACAAAAGACACTAAACTGGCCGTCCTTATCGATGGCGACAACATACCTAGTAAGTATATCAAGGAAATGATGGAGGAGATCACCAAGTACGGTACTCCCACCATCAAACGCATCTATGGCGATTGGACCAATCCGCGCCTAGGCAGATGGAAAGACATCTTGCTCGAAAACGCCATCACACCTATTCAGCAATACGGATATACCACTGGCAAGAATGCCACGGATAGCGCCATGATCATTGATGCCATGGACATTCTCTATTCAGACAAAGTGGATGGTTTTTGCCTCGTTTCGTCCGACAGCGATTTTACTAAGCTCGCCACACGACTTCGCGAAGCAGGAATGAACGTGTACGGAATAGGAGAGAAGAAGACCCCAAATCCCTTCATTGTAGCCTGCGATAAATTCATTTATCTCGAAATCCTTCATGAAGATGAGGAAGTGGAGGAGAAAGGCAAGAAGCGCAGACAGAAACGTCAGGTGGATAAGATCACGCCAGAGGTTATCAAGCTTTTGAAAAGCTCGGTGGCCGATGCGGCCGAAGAAGATGGTTGGGCCTTTATGGGCGATGTGGGCAAACTCATTCTGAAGAAACAACCCAACTTCGATTCGCGGAACTTCGGTTTTGAGAAGTTGACACCGCTCTTCAGTTCACTCAAGCAGTTTGAAGTGGACGCCCGAACCCAGCCAGGTGCCAAGTTCAAAGTGATTCATGTGAAGAATAATTGA
- a CDS encoding MarR family transcriptional regulator codes for MSLEQDIKQEKGFKSERHKAMVNIMFTDGWLRGMLNDILRPYDLTNQQYNVLRILRGSSPKPLSTSDIRSRMLDKMSDASRIVDRLFKKGLLDRTVCPADKRLVDVFITKEGLKILEKIDVEMESFNTDKLGEISEDEAKSLNSILDRLRG; via the coding sequence ATGAGTTTAGAGCAGGATATAAAACAGGAAAAAGGCTTTAAGAGCGAACGACACAAGGCGATGGTGAATATCATGTTCACTGATGGATGGCTGCGCGGCATGCTCAACGACATCCTCAGGCCCTACGACCTTACCAACCAACAGTATAATGTGCTACGGATTTTGCGTGGTAGTAGCCCAAAACCACTCAGCACGTCTGATATCAGAAGTCGAATGCTCGATAAGATGTCTGATGCATCAAGAATCGTGGATCGCCTGTTCAAAAAGGGGCTGTTGGATAGAACTGTATGCCCAGCCGATAAACGATTGGTGGATGTTTTCATCACTAAAGAAGGCTTGAAAATATTGGAGAAGATTGACGTGGAGATGGAATCGTTCAACACGGACAAGCTTGGGGAGATAAGCGAAGATGAGGCGAAATCCCTCAATTCAATTCTCGATAGACTTCGCGGTTAG
- a CDS encoding agmatine deiminase family protein encodes MIADNQTNFLYLSDILPTEHPAFFKRFEAVLKECGIPFAFLPSTKDIWAKDFMPVQTREDEFIQFRYEPDYLMDTPENRATISDVDAICKAIGIKPVKSELNLDGGNVSKWTDRAILCEKVFHENPKLSEDEVFEELMDYLNLKEENLHFVPEDELDFTGHADGMVRFIDQNTLLINDYWNEEEEFQELFQSAIEAIGLDVIILPYEPEDDPTLVSAVGLYLNYLEMEQAVIVPVFNLPSDKEAMEILTEIFQGKKVVALECTELARTGGILNCISWNILKS; translated from the coding sequence ATGATTGCTGACAACCAAACCAACTTCCTTTACCTCTCAGACATCCTCCCAACGGAGCATCCAGCATTCTTCAAGCGCTTTGAAGCTGTGCTGAAAGAATGCGGTATTCCATTCGCGTTCCTTCCTAGTACCAAGGATATTTGGGCCAAGGATTTCATGCCCGTTCAAACACGGGAAGATGAGTTCATTCAGTTTAGATATGAGCCTGATTATCTAATGGATACGCCCGAAAATAGAGCGACCATTTCTGATGTGGATGCCATTTGTAAGGCCATTGGCATTAAACCCGTGAAGTCTGAGCTGAACTTGGATGGCGGCAATGTGAGCAAATGGACTGATCGCGCTATTCTTTGCGAAAAGGTGTTCCACGAAAACCCAAAATTGTCGGAAGATGAGGTGTTTGAAGAACTGATGGATTACTTGAATCTGAAGGAAGAAAACCTTCATTTTGTGCCTGAGGATGAACTGGATTTTACCGGCCACGCTGACGGCATGGTCCGATTTATAGATCAGAACACCTTACTCATCAACGATTATTGGAACGAGGAAGAAGAATTCCAAGAGCTCTTCCAATCGGCCATCGAAGCCATTGGTTTGGACGTGATCATCCTTCCGTATGAACCCGAAGACGACCCAACACTTGTAAGTGCCGTTGGGCTTTATCTGAACTATTTGGAGATGGAACAGGCGGTAATTGTTCCTGTGTTCAATTTACCTTCGGACAAGGAGGCTATGGAAATTCTCACCGAGATCTTCCAAGGAAAAAAGGTGGTAGCCTTGGAATGCACCGAATTGGCGCGCACAGGCGGTATTCTTAACTGCATCAGTTGGAATATCCTGAAGAGCTAA
- the elbB gene encoding isoprenoid biosynthesis glyoxalase ElbB: MSYRIGVLLSGNGVYDGSEIHESVFTLLAIDENRGVAVCMAPNIQQHHVVNHITGEEMPEARNVLVEAARIARGAISDLAEMTADNLDALVIPGGFGAAKNLTTWAFSGPDGEINAEVKRIINQMVNAKKPVVGLCMGPTVIAKALQGAGLNEHLTVGTTKEASPYEIDAISQGMEKTGAVAEMKTIREISIDHKNRIITAPCYMMEASITDVRNNIKQAIDELFEMLEDA; the protein is encoded by the coding sequence ATGAGTTACAGAATAGGAGTGCTTCTTTCAGGAAATGGCGTGTACGATGGATCGGAGATTCACGAGAGCGTGTTTACGCTTTTAGCGATTGACGAGAACCGAGGAGTAGCAGTGTGTATGGCACCGAATATCCAGCAGCATCATGTCGTCAATCACATTACAGGAGAGGAAATGCCTGAGGCCCGCAATGTGTTGGTAGAAGCGGCACGCATTGCCAGAGGTGCCATTTCTGATCTCGCTGAAATGACTGCGGATAACTTGGACGCGCTGGTTATTCCCGGTGGTTTTGGCGCAGCCAAAAACCTGACCACTTGGGCTTTCAGCGGACCGGATGGCGAGATAAATGCAGAAGTGAAGCGCATCATCAACCAAATGGTGAACGCAAAGAAACCTGTTGTTGGGTTGTGTATGGGGCCAACGGTTATTGCCAAGGCGCTGCAAGGTGCAGGATTGAACGAACATCTTACGGTTGGTACAACGAAAGAGGCTTCGCCTTACGAGATTGATGCGATCAGCCAAGGAATGGAAAAGACAGGTGCAGTGGCTGAAATGAAGACGATTCGCGAGATTTCAATTGATCACAAAAACCGGATCATCACTGCGCCTTGCTACATGATGGAAGCATCGATAACCGATGTGCGGAACAACATCAAACAGGCCATAGATGAGCTGTTTGAAATGCTGGAAGACGCCTGA
- a CDS encoding DUF885 domain-containing protein: MRKSLTISLIIVTVAVLVFGVWFAKLIWFRPLSIDHFFERAYIDFLWNDPEALTQTGVLDPFGFQGYRSELTFISPAATRNLAEVGRANLEILEEYDRNKLEPAQMVSYDVLHWFLETGVEAEPFLFHDYPITHISGAHIELPQFMNSLPLNSKNEIENYLSRLEKVDEKFGSVIDALSERQKLGFVPPTHILQKSIAFCDNFYETPVSENPLFVSFEKKLNSIELLEPNMRLSYLERCAKTIQEVVIPSYKRLSGYLLQLEHHSLAIAGVWQLPNGDAYYRSCLLQQTTLPLDPDSLYQLGRMEMERLKSLLKKMEVFATGSNAEYFQTDSFGRLEAIQYFKKASDDIKPLLPSYFNKLPSTELEVLELPEYRSNNSTFALYISPRGEPLSPGKMYVNTWKANNLTKHLAKTYAYHEGIPGHHLQKGIQADLKDIPTFRRFVPFTAYSEGWAMYAEQLGHEMTGTLMVWDKIGQVQSELFRTARMMTDIGIHHKKWLREQAIDFMVENAGISESEAADEVDRYIVWPGQGCAYKVGLMKFLELRERAESRIPAFDIKEFHDVLIGQGAMPLQILEQRVDEYISSKNGN, from the coding sequence ATGCGAAAAAGCCTGACCATATCACTGATAATTGTGACCGTTGCCGTGTTGGTCTTTGGTGTTTGGTTTGCGAAACTCATTTGGTTCAGACCCTTAAGCATTGATCATTTTTTTGAACGTGCTTACATCGATTTTCTGTGGAATGACCCTGAGGCACTTACTCAAACAGGCGTTTTGGATCCTTTCGGTTTTCAAGGATATCGAAGCGAACTGACATTTATTTCTCCAGCGGCAACGAGAAACTTAGCCGAGGTCGGTCGCGCTAACCTTGAGATTTTGGAAGAATACGATCGCAATAAACTTGAACCAGCACAAATGGTTTCGTATGATGTGCTGCATTGGTTCTTAGAAACAGGCGTAGAGGCTGAGCCTTTTCTGTTTCACGATTACCCGATCACGCACATTTCGGGAGCGCATATTGAACTCCCGCAGTTCATGAACAGTCTTCCGCTTAATTCTAAGAACGAAATTGAGAATTACTTGAGCCGACTGGAAAAAGTGGACGAGAAGTTCGGTTCGGTGATTGACGCCTTGAGCGAAAGACAGAAACTTGGATTTGTGCCGCCAACCCACATTCTGCAAAAGTCTATTGCGTTCTGCGACAACTTTTATGAAACGCCTGTTAGCGAGAATCCGCTATTCGTTTCGTTTGAAAAGAAATTGAATTCGATTGAGTTACTGGAACCGAACATGCGCTTGAGTTACTTGGAGCGATGCGCCAAGACCATTCAGGAAGTTGTTATTCCTTCTTATAAGCGATTGTCAGGTTATTTGCTTCAGCTTGAGCACCATTCGCTGGCCATTGCTGGCGTGTGGCAATTGCCCAATGGCGATGCTTACTACCGCTCGTGCCTACTTCAGCAGACCACATTACCGCTCGACCCTGATAGCCTTTACCAATTGGGAAGAATGGAAATGGAACGGCTAAAATCTTTGCTTAAGAAGATGGAGGTTTTTGCTACTGGCTCAAATGCCGAATATTTTCAAACAGATTCCTTTGGTCGATTGGAGGCCATCCAATATTTCAAAAAAGCATCTGACGACATAAAACCACTGCTTCCATCCTACTTCAATAAACTCCCATCAACTGAATTAGAGGTTCTGGAACTTCCGGAATACCGATCAAATAACTCCACGTTCGCATTATATATTTCGCCACGAGGTGAACCTTTGAGTCCTGGTAAGATGTATGTAAACACGTGGAAAGCGAATAATCTGACCAAGCATTTGGCAAAAACTTACGCTTATCACGAGGGAATTCCCGGTCATCACTTGCAAAAAGGAATTCAGGCAGATTTAAAGGACATTCCAACTTTCAGGCGATTTGTACCATTCACTGCTTATTCGGAAGGTTGGGCCATGTATGCCGAACAACTTGGACATGAAATGACCGGCACGTTGATGGTGTGGGACAAAATTGGACAGGTTCAATCGGAATTGTTCCGAACGGCACGTATGATGACCGACATCGGCATTCATCACAAAAAATGGCTTCGCGAACAGGCCATCGATTTTATGGTGGAGAATGCCGGAATTTCCGAATCAGAAGCCGCGGATGAAGTGGACCGTTATATTGTTTGGCCCGGACAAGGCTGTGCATACAAAGTGGGGCTGATGAAGTTTTTGGAGCTTCGCGAACGTGCCGAATCCCGAATTCCTGCATTCGACATTAAAGAATTCCATGATGTTCTGATCGGTCAAGGCGCTATGCCATTGCAGATTTTGGAGCAACGAGTGGATGAATACATCAGCTCGAAAAACGGTAACTAA